One genomic region from Deltaproteobacteria bacterium encodes:
- a CDS encoding 2-phospho-L-lactate transferase: MRVTVLAGGVGAARFLAGLIRRTDPRRLTVIGNTGDDEEFFGLHVAPDLDTVVYTLAGLAPRRRGWGLAGDTFACLVALGGLGLPTWFRLGDRDLATHLARTAWLRAGWPLSRVTAALARAHGVRARVLPMTDDRVRTFVHTDRGRLPFQEYLVRHRARGRVTRVEVAGARRARPAPGVLAALAASDALVIAPSNPLVSIGPILAVPGIRRALARRQAPAAAVSPLVGGRAVRGPLHRMLRGLGLEASPAGIARLYQGLVDLLVLDHVDRAWAPHVEALGVRTLVTDTLMRSPAHAARLAGIVLRGLDTAE; this comes from the coding sequence ATGCGGGTCACGGTGCTGGCGGGTGGCGTGGGCGCGGCCCGGTTCCTTGCGGGCCTCATCCGGCGCACTGACCCGCGGCGCCTCACCGTCATCGGCAACACCGGTGACGACGAGGAGTTCTTCGGGCTCCACGTCGCGCCCGACCTCGACACCGTCGTCTACACGCTCGCCGGCCTCGCCCCCCGCCGCCGCGGGTGGGGCCTCGCGGGCGACACGTTCGCGTGCCTCGTGGCCCTGGGCGGGCTCGGGCTGCCCACCTGGTTCCGCCTGGGCGACCGCGACCTCGCGACCCATCTGGCGCGCACCGCGTGGCTGCGCGCCGGCTGGCCGCTCTCGCGCGTCACGGCCGCGCTGGCGCGGGCCCACGGCGTGCGCGCGCGGGTGCTGCCAATGACCGACGACCGCGTGCGCACCTTCGTGCACACCGACCGCGGCCGCCTGCCCTTCCAGGAGTACCTCGTCCGCCACCGCGCACGCGGCCGCGTCACGCGCGTCGAGGTCGCCGGCGCGCGGCGCGCCCGCCCCGCCCCCGGCGTGCTCGCCGCGCTCGCGGCCAGCGATGCGCTCGTGATCGCGCCCTCCAACCCGCTCGTCTCGATCGGCCCCATCCTGGCCGTCCCGGGCATCCGCCGCGCGCTCGCCCGCCGCCAAGCGCCGGCGGCGGCGGTCTCGCCCCTGGTCGGGGGCCGCGCGGTGCGCGGCCCCCTCCACCGCATGCTGCGCGGCCTCGGCCTCGAGGCCTCGCCCGCGGGCATCGCCCGCCTCTACCAGGGCCTCGTCGACCTCCTGGTGCTCGACCACGTCGATCGCGCCTGGGCGCCGCACGTCGAGGCGCTCGGGGTGCGCACCCTGGTGACCGACACGCTCATGCGCTCGCCCGCGCACGCCGCGCGCCTTGCCGGCATCGTGCTGCGTGGGCTAGACACCGCCGAATGA
- the cofE gene encoding coenzyme F420-0:L-glutamate ligase yields MTVAVIPIPGLPMIRPGDDLAALLGDAIVAARVGVKAGDTLAVCQKVVSKAEGAIVRLDEIVASPFAERLAAATEGGKDARAVEVVLREAKRIVRMDRGHVICETPHGWVCANAGVDESNGVAEGVLTLLPRDADASAAALCERLRQRFGVDLAVVVTDTFGRPWREGLVEVAIGCAGMDPLLDLRGRADLAGRTLHHTVVALADEIAAAAGLVMEKDSAIAAAIVRGVRYAPGPGGAAARLVRRAEFDLFR; encoded by the coding sequence ATGACGGTCGCCGTCATCCCGATCCCGGGCCTCCCGATGATCCGCCCGGGCGACGACCTGGCCGCCCTCCTCGGCGACGCGATCGTCGCCGCGCGCGTCGGCGTGAAGGCGGGCGACACGCTGGCCGTCTGCCAGAAGGTCGTCTCCAAGGCCGAGGGCGCGATCGTGCGGCTCGACGAGATCGTTGCCTCGCCCTTCGCCGAGCGCCTGGCGGCCGCGACCGAGGGCGGCAAGGACGCGCGCGCCGTCGAGGTCGTCCTGCGCGAGGCGAAGCGCATCGTGCGCATGGATCGCGGGCACGTGATCTGCGAGACGCCCCACGGCTGGGTATGCGCCAACGCGGGGGTGGACGAGTCGAACGGCGTGGCGGAGGGCGTGCTGACGCTCCTGCCGCGCGACGCCGACGCCTCGGCCGCGGCCCTGTGCGAGCGCCTGCGCCAGCGCTTCGGCGTCGACCTCGCGGTGGTCGTCACCGACACGTTCGGGCGCCCGTGGCGCGAGGGGCTGGTCGAGGTGGCGATCGGCTGCGCGGGGATGGATCCGCTCCTCGATCTACGCGGGCGCGCGGATCTCGCGGGCCGCACGCTGCATCACACCGTGGTGGCCCTCGCCGACGAGATCGCCGCGGCCGCCGGGCTCGTCATGGAGAAGGACAGCGCGATCGCGGCCGCGATCGTGCGCGGCGTGCGCTACGCTCCCGGCCCGGGTGGCGCGGCCGCGCGGCTCGTCCGGCGCGCCGAGTTCGACCTCTTTCGTTAG